Proteins from one Malaya genurostris strain Urasoe2022 chromosome 2, Malgen_1.1, whole genome shotgun sequence genomic window:
- the LOC131430244 gene encoding gametocyte-specific factor 1 homolog has protein sequence MHRQLLSADHSDLSLLGYEDIVECPYNRAHQIMSFRMQTHLYKCRKNHKDLKYVKCPFNETHDMPQQELKYHSSICPDRESFDRYKYCISTSAATFAPEIGGDAQPVTEQALYSGFDAGDESWDGDCKVRAYNPTAYARRSNVIRRCNGMAPSERKAFKEAERQRLQEMGRCFTPQNNE, from the exons ATGCATCGTCAATTATTAAG tGCTGATCATAGCGATTTGAGCTTGCTAGGCTATGAGGATATCGTTGAGTGTCCTTACAATCGAGCTCATCAGATTATGTCTTTTCGAATGCAAACTCATCTCTACAAGTGCCGAAAAAATCACAAGGATTTGAAGTATGTTAAGTGTCCTTTCAACGAGACCCATGATATGCCACAACAAGAACTCAAA TATCACTCCAGTATTTGTCCGGATCGAGAGTCATTCGATCGATACAAATATTGCATTTCCACTTCGGCTGCAACGTTCGCCCCCGAAATCGGTGGCGATGCTCAACCAGTAACGGAGCAAGCATTATATTCCGGGTTTGATGCGGGAGACGAATCATGGGACGGG GATTGTAAAGTCAGAGCCTATAATCCGACAGCTTATGCTCGCCGTTCGAACGTGATCAGAAGATGCAATGGAATGGCACCGTCAGAGAGAAAAGCATTCAAAGAGGCAGAACGTCAGCGTTTGCAGGAAATGGGCCGATGTTTTACACCACAAAATAATGAATAA